GCGGCCAGGTCTCCGGCGCCATCGGCGGCGTCGTCGGCACCATCGCAGGCAATGGCGCCGTGGCCCTGCGCACTGCAGGCGTCACCTCGTCCAGCGGTCCGGCGGTCTTTGGCCAGTCGGGCGGCAATGTCACCATCGCAACCGGCGCGGTCACCGCCAACGGCGGCACGGGCGTCACCTACCAGACCGGCGGCTCGCGCTATGTCCTGGACGCCTCGGCGACCAGCGGCTTCGGCGTGCTCGGCCTGTCGAGCGGCGGCAACGTCAGCCTGACCTCCACCGGCCTGGTCACCGGCGGCGCCGCGGGCGGCGTCTACGGCCAGACCATGGGTGCGGGCGCCATCGCCATCAACACGGCCGGCGTCACCGCCGCCGCCGGACGCGGCGTCGAAGCCTATGCCGCGGGCGGCGCGATCACCATCAACGGAACCGGCGCGATCAACGCCCTGGGCGTCGGCATCGCCGCCAACAACTCCGGCGCCGGCAGCATCAGCATCAACAACGTCGCCAACATCATTTCGGGCGCGGGCGCCAATGGCGTGGATGCGGCGAACATCGGCACGGGCGCCACCACGATCGGCAGCGCCAACCAGCGCCTCGGCGCCGTCTCGGCGGGCGCGACGGGGATCTTCGCCACCAGCCAGGGCAACGTCTCGGTCTACGCCAACGGCGTCAACGCCGGAACGCGTGGCATCGTCGCCGCCAGCCAGGGCGCGAACCCCAACGGCGCGGTCGTCGTGAACGTCGCCGCCCCGATCAATGCAGCCTCAGGCTTCGGCATCGTCGCCGTCAACAACGGCGCCCTGGCGGCCAACACGATCTCGATCACCAGCACGGACTCGATCACCTCGACCGGCGGATCGGGGATCAGCGCCCAGACGGTCGGCGGGGACATCACGATCAACGCCCGCAACGTCACTGCCTTCTCGGGCACGAACGGAACCTGGGACGCCATCTTCGCCGACGGACGCGGTGACTCGCTCGTGACCGTCAACACGGCGGCGGGCGGCATCAGCGGCACCTATCGCGGCATCGACGTGTCCAGCACCGGCACAACGGCCCGTTCGGGCATCGCGATCACGACCAATGCGGGCGTCGTCTCCGGCGGCGCCAGCCAGATCGCGATCAACGCCAACCTGAACGGCCTGGGCTCCACCACGATCAACACCGCCGCGCTGGGAACCCTCAGAGCCATCGGCGGCACCGGCATCTTCGCCAACGCCACGGGCGCGACCGGCGCCAACAACATCACGATCAACAACCAGGCCCAGATCGGCGGGGCGGGCGCGAACAGGGTCGCCAACGGCATCGTCGCCTCTGTCAGCGGCGCGTCGAACAGCGGCAATATCGCCATCACCTCCGGGGGCGCGATCAACGCCTCCAACGTCGGCATCAGCGCCACCACCACCTCGGGAACGGTGACGATCAATACGGCGGCGGGCGGCACGATCGCTCCGGGCGCTACGGTCGGCATCCAGGCGGTCACCCAGACCGGCGCCATCACCATCAACCAGGCTGGTTCGATCGGCTCGGCGGGCGCCGGCAACACCGTCGGCACCGGCATCTACGCCAGCATCGCCTCCGGCGCGGGGGCGCTGAACATCAACTCGTCGGGCGGCATCTATGTCTCGGCGGGTACGGGTCTCCAGAGCGCCGGCATCTACGCCGTCAACAGCGGGACCGGCGCGGTGAACGTGACCTCCAGCGGCGTCATCGACCCCGGCGCCTACGGCGTTGTGGTCCAGGGGGCGGGCCCGGTCTCCTACACCGCGACGGGCGGCCTCGTTGAAGGCGGTCAGGGCGTCTACGTCGCCTCGACCGGCAACGGCGCGGTCACCGTCACCTCGGCGCCCGGCACGACCATCACCGGCCTGAGCGGCATCGGCCTCCAGGCCGTCAGCGGGAACGGCCCGGTCGTCGTCACGGCGGGCGGCGCCGTCTCCGGCGCCACCTCCGGCATCGTGGCGACCTCGACGGGCTCCGGCTCGACCGTCGTCACCAACACCGGCGCAATCACCTCGGGCAGCGGACCGGCGATCAACGCCTCGTCCGGCACGGGCGGACTGAACCTGAACATCCAGGGCAACGTCGTCTCGGCGGGCGGCCCGGCCATTCTGGCCAACTCGGCCGGCGGCGGGACGATCACCATCGCCTCCGGCGCCGTCGTCGCCGGTCGTGTCAACAGCGCGACGGACTCGGTCATCGCGCTGAACACCGCCTCCGGCACGAGCTCGACCATCAACGTCGCCCAGGGCGCCACGGTCCAGGCGGTCAGCGGCTCGCCGTTCACCACCGCCATCCGCGCCACCGGCGGCTCGGTCGTCGTCAACAACTCCGGCGTCATCTCCGGCCAGATCGACTTCTCGGCCCTGACCGGATCGAACACCGGCCAGATTTCGGGCGGAGCCGGCACCACCTTCCAGACCGGCGGCCTGTCGACCTTCAGCGCCGGCAATGACACCTTCACCAACGCCGGCCAGCTGGTGACCGTGGGAACTGTCACCAACTTCGATTTCCGCGGCGGAACCAACGTCTTCAACAACAACGGCCAGATCTTCGTCGGCTTCAGCCCGGTCACGGCCAGCGGCTCAAGCTTCTTCCTGACGAGCCTGACGACCTTCAATAACGCCGGCTCGCTGAACCTGATGAACGGCGTCCTCGGCGACGCTATCGTCGCCACGGGCGCCAACTACGTCGGCACGACAGGCGCACGCCTGCTGATCGACACGGCCATCGCCCCCGGCGGCCGTTCGGACGTCCTGACCGTGGGCACGACCTCGGGCGTCACCTCGGTGGCGATCCGCGATACGACGACCGGCTTCGGCGCCTACAACCCGACCGGCATCGTGGTGGTCAATGGTTCGACCCACGCCGGCGACTTCGTCCTCGACGCAGGCTCCAGCTTCTACAACGCGGGCGTCTTCGGCGGCGCCATCGACAAGCCGGGCCTGTTCTTCAGCCAGCTGGGCGTCAACGCCTCGGGCCAGACCGTTCTCGTCAGCCTGCCCAAGGTCCAGGCCTACCAGTTCTCGACCCTGGCCTCGCAGGCCCAGGCCGCCTGGTACGAGACGGCGCCGCGCGCGGCCCGTCAGGCCGAGGTCCGCGATCAACTGGCGGCCGGCGAACGCGCCGGCGGCTTCTGGGTCGATGTCCAGGGCACGCACACCGCCCGCGAGGTCGACCGCTACGAAGCGACCCTGGCCGGCGTGAAGCACTATGACGCCTCCTACGGCCAGGACCTCAGCTCGGCGACGATCGGCATCGACGCGGTGCGCCCGATGATGGACGGCGACGTCGTCTTCGGCGCCTCGGTCGGTTACGTGAACTCCAGCGCCGACTTCGACAAACAGTCGACCTCCATCGACATGGACGGCTGGTCGGCCGGCGCCTACGCCACCTTCGTTCGGGGCGGCTGGTTCGTCGCGGGCACGGTCGGCGCCAACCAGTTGAACGCCGAGATCAAGGCCCCTCGCCTCGCCGGTTTCACCCATGCGGATACCGACATCACCTCTGTGGGCGCCACGGTCGAGGCGGGCTTCCGGGCCCCCTTCATCATGGGCACGCTCATCGAGACGACGGCGGCCCTGGCCTACGTCAACACCTCGGTGGACGACTTCGTCGCGGTGGGTTCGAACTTCCGCTTCGAGGACGGCGAAAGCCTGCGTCCGTCGCTGGGCGCGCGCGTCTCCGGCGACACGTCGATCGGCGGAAGCTGGACGACCCGCTACAACGTCTCGGTCCGCGCCGTCGGCGAAGCCCTGTCGGAGAACGCGGCCACGGTCGGCAGCGCCGGTCCGGACCTGCGCGTCCCCGATCAATTCGAAAACGCCTATGGCGAGGTCAAGGCCGGCCTGACCAGCCAGTCAGTCAACGGCTGGACAGTCTTCGGCGACGTCACTGGCCGCTACAGCGATGAGACCCGCGCCATCGGCGCCTCGGTGGGCCTGCGCCTGCGCTACTGATCCACCGCGCAGATGTCGACACAAGGGCCGCGTCTCGCAGGAGACGCGGCCCTTTGCTTTCATCAACCCCCACAGCCCTGCCCTTCCAGTGACGAGCGTCCCCGAAGCGCCAGGAGCGGACGTTAGCTCGCCTCCTAAAATTGGACATGTCTCGCCGGCCGCAATCCCCAATGTGCCAGAGTCCGGGGTCCTGCTGCTGGCCACTTGATCCGTCGTCCCTTGAGATGGGTGCCTAGACGCCGATGACCGCAACGCGCGTAATCGCGGCGGCTTGGGCGGAGGTGAGCGTCACTCCTCTTGCGAAGTCCGCACGGCCCGGGCCACGCGACCCGTACTGCGAAAACCGGACGTCCTCCGGCTGCAGCATGGTGCGGGGATTGCCGTCCTTGCCGGTGTACCACATTTCGGTCCAGCCGGCCGGGGCGATGTGGTCGTCCATCCAGCAGTCGAGGAAGCTGGCGGCGGCGACAAAGCGGGGATCGCCGTAGCGACCGTCCGGGAAGGCGCTCGACGGCCGCCAGGGCCGTCCCAGATAGACCGACCCCCTCGCCGTTCCCGCCTCCTTCGTCAGGCGGCACCGATGGAAGACGAAGCCAAAGGGCTGGTCGACCGGTGTGCTCGGCGCGACGATATAGCCGTCGACGGGATCGACCGGGCGGGGCCGCGAGCGGATTTCGCAGGCCTCGAACCAGGCCCGGCCTGCGCCGAAGATGAAGTCATAGCTGCCCACGATCAGGCAACGTTCGAACAGGGCGGTCCCGGCGTCCGGGAACAGGGTGTCCTGATAGCTGAGGATGTCGCAGTCGCGGAGCACGGCCCGATCGGAGCCCTTGTCCAGCATCAGCGCCACCG
The genomic region above belongs to Brevundimonas goettingensis and contains:
- a CDS encoding pectinesterase family protein, giving the protein MAADATRYDAVVSRSGIARIPGVPAYPDLTAAIAAAPADGVRPFRILIGRGIHDGQVVIDKPFIHLVGESRTGSVINHLAASGLAAPDGRNWGTFRTPTLFVRAPDFQARNLTINNAFDGLAEMTKPGGLHSHNGAGPQAVALMLDKGSDRAVLRDCDILSYQDTLFPDAGTALFERCLIVGSYDFIFGAGRAWFEACEIRSRPRPVDPVDGYIVAPSTPVDQPFGFVFHRCRLTKEAGTARGSVYLGRPWRPSSAFPDGRYGDPRFVAAASFLDCWMDDHIAPAGWTEMWYTGKDGNPRTMLQPEDVRFSQYGSRGPGRADFARGVTLTSAQAAAITRVAVIGV